A genomic stretch from Anopheles coustani chromosome X unlocalized genomic scaffold, idAnoCousDA_361_x.2 X_unloc_1, whole genome shotgun sequence includes:
- the LOC131269833 gene encoding nucleolar transcription factor 1-like, with amino-acid sequence MLCIVQKKEIQACLAEKPKHPPNEYNLFIKANLRMLKSQHPELTWAELLRKAGKKYKLLSAESKAVYKQLATWAKAELLRKAGKKYKLLSAESKAVYKQLATWAKVDYNEQMKQYS; translated from the exons atgctctgcatTGTGCAGAAGAAAGAGATTCAGGCGTGTTTGGCAGAGAAGCCGAAACATCCACCAAATGAATACAACCTTTTCATAAAAGCAAACCTCCGGATGCTAAAATCGCAGCATCCGGAACTAACTTGG GCCGAGCTGCTTCGGAAAGCGGGCAAAAAgtacaagctgctttccgcAGAGAGCAAAGCAGTCTACAAACAGCTCGCAACCTGGGCGAAA GCCGAGCTGCTTCGGAAAGCGGGCAAAAAgtacaagctgctttccgcAGAGAGCAAAGCAGTCTACAAACAGCTCGCAACCTGGGCGAAAGTAGACTACAATGAACAGATGAAACAATATTCGTAA